A window of Haliscomenobacter hydrossis DSM 1100 contains these coding sequences:
- a CDS encoding RagB/SusD family nutrient uptake outer membrane protein has protein sequence MNNSIKFIQKTSVALAFISGTFIFSGCNSEELLNPVPITTISDASAFATPARILNQINGLYNNIQSGQVYGGRFQVYHDIRGEEFLNETTNGVTGFQTWNHTLVASANEVNNLWNQVYFTINNCNLFIEGMEANKAVLGNDALANNYIAEARFIRGLCYYSLLTLYSRPFADGAGSKLGVPLRLKAEKSDGGNDLARATVAETYAQVLEDLNFAETNLPANYSSALLNTTRAHKNTAIALKTRVYLSMQRYNDVITEANKLVPTAAPFKAASGVAHELQADIAKVFGPPHTTTESILSMPFTENDLPGTQNGLGSYYNPGPRGIGDFSLNPAGIINNAAFNAGDARKKFTTTVGTKTYLNKFPLGPQHLDYAPVIRYAEVLLNAAEAIARTSGVNDRAIALLNAIRTRSDASKTFTAADFADTNAFINALLLERRMELLGEGLRSLDCTRLLLPIPGKANVATILPTQPDYIWPIPQGELIANKACLPNN, from the coding sequence ATGAACAACTCGATAAAGTTTATTCAAAAAACAAGTGTTGCGCTTGCTTTCATCAGCGGAACCTTTATTTTCTCGGGCTGTAATTCGGAAGAATTGCTCAACCCAGTTCCTATTACAACCATCAGTGATGCGTCTGCGTTTGCTACGCCAGCACGTATCCTGAACCAGATCAATGGTTTGTACAACAACATCCAAAGTGGTCAGGTGTATGGTGGCCGTTTCCAGGTATACCACGATATCCGCGGCGAAGAATTCCTCAACGAAACGACCAACGGGGTAACTGGTTTCCAGACCTGGAACCACACTCTGGTAGCCAGTGCCAACGAGGTAAACAACCTCTGGAACCAGGTTTATTTCACCATCAACAACTGCAACCTTTTTATTGAGGGGATGGAGGCCAACAAAGCGGTACTGGGCAACGATGCATTGGCCAACAACTACATTGCTGAAGCGCGCTTCATTCGTGGGTTGTGCTACTATAGCCTTTTGACCCTGTACAGCCGCCCCTTTGCGGATGGTGCTGGCTCCAAGTTGGGCGTTCCGCTGCGTTTGAAAGCTGAAAAATCGGATGGTGGCAATGATTTGGCCCGTGCTACGGTGGCTGAAACTTATGCTCAGGTTCTGGAAGACCTGAACTTTGCCGAAACGAACCTGCCAGCCAATTACTCCAGTGCTCTGCTGAACACGACCCGTGCCCACAAAAACACGGCGATTGCGCTCAAAACGCGGGTTTATCTCTCCATGCAGCGCTACAACGATGTCATTACGGAGGCCAACAAACTGGTGCCTACGGCAGCTCCTTTCAAAGCGGCAAGCGGGGTAGCCCATGAATTACAAGCAGACATTGCCAAGGTATTTGGACCACCACATACCACTACGGAGAGCATTTTATCGATGCCTTTCACTGAGAATGACTTGCCTGGTACACAGAATGGTTTGGGTAGCTATTACAACCCTGGCCCACGGGGTATTGGTGATTTCTCATTGAATCCAGCGGGCATCATCAACAATGCTGCTTTCAATGCCGGAGATGCGCGGAAAAAATTCACCACCACGGTAGGTACTAAGACCTACCTGAACAAATTCCCATTAGGCCCTCAGCACCTGGATTACGCACCGGTTATCCGTTATGCCGAGGTACTGCTGAATGCAGCAGAGGCCATTGCCCGTACGAGTGGTGTAAATGATCGCGCCATCGCCTTGTTGAACGCGATTCGCACCCGCTCTGATGCCAGCAAGACCTTTACTGCTGCCGATTTTGCCGACACCAACGCGTTCATCAATGCCCTGTTGTTGGAGCGTCGGATGGAACTTTTAGGTGAAGGTTTGCGCTCTTTGGATTGTACGCGTTTGTTATTGCCGATTCCTGGTAAGGCCAACGTAGCAACGATCCTGCCTACTCAGCCTGACTACATTTGGCCAATTCCACAAGGTGAATTGATTGCAAACAAAGCGTGCTTGCCCAACAATTGA
- a CDS encoding SusC/RagA family TonB-linked outer membrane protein, translating into MKKLSLVLMLLLSGLASLLAQRTITGKVIDQGTKDPLIGATILAKGTSAGTVTDVDGSYSLSAPANATSLIISYTGFVTREIELGSSNVIDVELESDILNINEVVVVGYGTQQRRDITGTISSIKGSDLASSPVQSFDQALQGRAAGVNVSLPNGVLNNPPVFRIRGINSINLSSFPLIVLDGVPTFTGDQSGNNAANNVLSNINPNDIESIEILKDAAAAAIYGSRASAGVVLITTKRGKEGKTKISYDGWAGFTSAARRFDLLNAEEYVGYKNEAARNANLPDQFFLETIDGKQVDTDWYDYILQTGKSQNHGLSFSGGNSGTTYFLSLGYSNQEGMIVSNTFERLSGRLSLDHKLGKKVKVGANLGYTTNNNAAPSTGSLPGQAFGTSGLGRIPLVTAPNIPAYNADGSYNIASNNQPGRYRNLQQVGFVNPVTIIDLNSFTSEADQLQAAVFVDVNLFKGLTYRTQYGVDQLSVENLSFQTPIHGDGFGTNGAATNTVSSLERWNWQHLLTYDFSLAEKHNFSFLVGNEQQRTTSASWGAQRTVIGDPFFTSYQGNFTTIVPAGNGQGENYLLSYFGRLNYDFKKVFLITANLRQDEYSAFAPGKKAGIFWGTSAGLTLSEMGFWKNSLGNALNFFRIRGSYGEVGNNNGIGDFASLSTYGSGLYGTNATTGFNQAGNTNLSWETSRKTDIGINFGLLEDRLTGEITYFKNDIDGLILNSPQAPSKGIPGNSIQTNIGAMQNTGWEFGLAGTIIKKAKFSWTSNFNIAFMQNEVTALAAGNTDIFTATAGLETANIIRVGQSIGSLYVVPTDGVDPATGRRVFINAKGERVLYSHVVPSGQSRWTVQGTGATTAAVTVAADGKILGPVLPTYFGAWDNTFRFYGIDFNVQLQYSGGNYIYNGTKAGLRDQRFWNNDVEVLTRWQKDGDVTNIPRAVLGDNVSNGSAFPISENVEKGDFMRIRNITLGYTLPKNLTSRINVNNVRVYGTVNNAFLFTQYTGTDPEVSTNGNSNGAPGVDRNSVPMARTISVGLNVGF; encoded by the coding sequence ATGAAAAAACTCTCACTAGTGCTCATGCTGCTGCTGAGCGGCCTGGCTTCATTGCTGGCCCAGCGCACCATCACCGGAAAGGTGATTGATCAAGGCACCAAAGATCCGCTCATTGGTGCTACAATTCTCGCAAAAGGAACTTCCGCAGGTACTGTTACCGATGTAGACGGAAGTTATTCCTTAAGTGCTCCTGCAAATGCTACTTCTTTGATCATCAGTTACACGGGATTTGTAACCCGCGAAATTGAATTGGGTAGCTCCAATGTCATTGACGTAGAGTTGGAATCCGACATCCTCAACATCAATGAAGTGGTGGTGGTAGGTTATGGTACCCAGCAAAGACGCGACATTACTGGCACCATCTCCTCGATCAAAGGCTCTGACCTGGCTTCTTCGCCGGTGCAAAGTTTTGACCAAGCGCTGCAAGGTCGTGCCGCCGGGGTCAACGTAAGTTTGCCCAACGGGGTGCTCAACAACCCACCCGTATTCCGCATCCGGGGAATCAACTCCATCAACTTGAGTTCTTTCCCGTTGATTGTTTTGGATGGTGTTCCTACTTTTACTGGGGATCAAAGTGGCAACAACGCGGCCAACAACGTGTTGTCTAATATCAATCCAAACGACATTGAGAGCATCGAAATCCTGAAAGATGCTGCTGCTGCGGCCATCTACGGTTCTCGGGCCAGTGCCGGGGTTGTGTTGATTACCACCAAACGGGGTAAAGAAGGCAAAACCAAAATTTCTTACGATGGTTGGGCTGGTTTTACTTCTGCCGCCAGACGTTTCGACCTTTTGAATGCCGAAGAATACGTTGGCTATAAAAATGAAGCGGCACGCAACGCAAATTTACCCGATCAATTCTTCCTGGAAACCATCGATGGTAAACAAGTAGATACTGACTGGTATGACTACATTCTGCAAACGGGCAAGTCGCAAAACCACGGTTTGAGCTTTTCTGGAGGCAATTCTGGAACGACTTATTTCCTCTCTTTGGGTTATTCCAACCAGGAAGGGATGATTGTCAGCAATACCTTTGAGCGCCTCTCAGGCCGTTTGAGCCTTGATCACAAGCTGGGCAAAAAAGTAAAAGTTGGTGCCAATTTGGGTTACACGACCAACAACAATGCCGCCCCAAGCACAGGTTCACTGCCTGGCCAGGCTTTCGGCACTTCTGGCCTTGGCCGTATTCCGTTGGTTACTGCACCCAATATTCCTGCTTACAATGCCGATGGTTCGTACAACATTGCTTCCAATAACCAGCCTGGCCGTTACCGCAATTTACAGCAGGTAGGTTTTGTCAACCCGGTTACGATCATCGATCTGAATTCATTCACTTCCGAAGCCGATCAACTTCAAGCAGCGGTTTTTGTGGATGTTAACCTTTTCAAAGGTTTGACTTACCGCACGCAATATGGCGTTGATCAACTCAGTGTGGAGAACCTTTCTTTCCAAACGCCTATCCACGGGGACGGTTTTGGCACCAACGGTGCTGCAACCAACACGGTCAGCAGCTTGGAGCGTTGGAACTGGCAGCATTTGTTGACTTATGATTTCTCTCTGGCCGAAAAGCACAACTTCTCATTCCTGGTGGGTAATGAACAACAGCGTACCACTTCCGCAAGTTGGGGTGCCCAACGTACAGTAATTGGCGATCCATTCTTTACTTCTTACCAAGGAAACTTCACCACCATTGTACCTGCGGGTAATGGTCAGGGTGAAAACTACCTCTTGTCTTACTTTGGTCGTTTGAACTACGATTTCAAAAAAGTATTCCTGATTACGGCCAATTTGCGCCAGGATGAATATTCTGCTTTTGCACCTGGCAAAAAAGCCGGTATTTTCTGGGGAACTTCAGCAGGTTTGACGCTTTCTGAAATGGGTTTCTGGAAAAACTCCTTGGGCAATGCCCTCAACTTCTTCCGTATACGGGGTAGCTACGGCGAAGTGGGTAACAACAATGGTATTGGTGACTTTGCTTCGCTGTCTACTTATGGCTCTGGCTTGTACGGTACCAATGCGACCACTGGCTTCAACCAGGCTGGTAACACCAACCTTTCCTGGGAAACCAGCCGTAAGACGGACATTGGGATCAACTTCGGCTTGCTGGAAGATCGCCTGACGGGTGAAATCACTTACTTCAAGAACGACATTGATGGTTTGATCCTGAACTCACCACAAGCGCCGTCTAAAGGTATCCCTGGCAACTCGATCCAAACCAACATTGGTGCGATGCAGAACACGGGTTGGGAATTTGGCCTGGCTGGGACGATTATTAAAAAAGCCAAATTCAGCTGGACTTCCAACTTCAACATTGCCTTCATGCAGAATGAAGTAACTGCCCTGGCTGCTGGTAATACCGATATTTTCACCGCAACGGCGGGCTTGGAAACTGCCAATATTATCCGGGTAGGTCAGTCAATTGGTAGTTTGTATGTAGTTCCTACTGATGGAGTTGATCCTGCCACTGGTCGCCGGGTATTCATCAACGCCAAGGGGGAAAGAGTCCTTTATAGCCACGTGGTACCCAGTGGGCAATCCCGTTGGACGGTTCAAGGCACTGGTGCAACTACTGCCGCAGTAACCGTAGCTGCTGACGGTAAGATACTTGGCCCGGTATTGCCTACTTACTTTGGGGCATGGGACAACACCTTTAGATTTTATGGAATTGACTTTAATGTTCAATTACAGTATTCCGGTGGTAATTACATCTATAATGGTACCAAAGCCGGTCTGCGCGACCAACGTTTCTGGAACAACGACGTAGAAGTACTGACACGTTGGCAAAAAGATGGCGATGTGACCAACATCCCTCGTGCCGTATTGGGTGACAACGTTTCCAATGGTTCAGCCTTCCCAATCTCCGAAAACGTGGAGAAAGGTGACTTTATGCGGATCCGCAACATTACCCTTGGCTACACGCTCCCTAAAAATTTGACCAGCAGGATCAATGTCAACAATGTACGGGTTTACGGTACAGTGAACAATGCCTTCTTGTTTACCCAGTACACCGGTACCGACCCTGAAGTATCTACCAATGGCAACAGCAATGGTGCTCCTGGGGTAGACCGCAACTCGGTGCCGATGGCTCGCACCATTTCTGTAGGTTTGAATGTTGGTTTCTAA
- the ribA gene encoding GTP cyclohydrolase II: protein MAKVEEELLFMKIKENRLVRQAEALIPTPWGNFRMGAYAEDSEDWMPHLALVSENCDLNAPVLTRLHSECITGDLFGSKRCDCGEQLAYALHKAAEEGGIVLYLRQEGRGIGIINKLKAYNLQDIGLNTIDANLHLGFEADARDYGIAIEMLEDLGVHEIKLLTNNPDKIEAFEDSKVKVIKRIPIIIEPNADNREYLRTKQDFMGHML from the coding sequence ATGGCGAAAGTTGAGGAGGAATTGTTATTCATGAAGATAAAGGAGAACCGTCTGGTTCGGCAGGCGGAAGCATTGATACCTACCCCTTGGGGTAACTTCCGGATGGGTGCATACGCGGAGGATTCAGAAGATTGGATGCCCCACCTGGCGCTTGTCAGCGAAAACTGTGATTTGAATGCTCCAGTCCTCACTCGCTTGCATTCCGAGTGTATAACTGGTGACCTGTTCGGCTCCAAACGTTGCGACTGTGGGGAGCAACTGGCTTATGCGCTGCACAAAGCAGCAGAAGAGGGGGGGATTGTGCTGTACTTGCGGCAGGAAGGCCGTGGAATTGGCATCATCAACAAACTCAAGGCCTACAACCTTCAGGACATAGGGCTCAATACCATCGATGCCAACCTGCATTTGGGTTTTGAAGCTGATGCCCGCGATTATGGAATTGCCATTGAAATGTTGGAAGACTTGGGTGTTCACGAAATCAAGCTCCTTACCAACAATCCGGATAAAATAGAAGCCTTCGAAGATTCAAAGGTCAAAGTAATCAAACGTATCCCCATCATCATTGAACCCAATGCCGATAACCGGGAATACCTGCGCACGAAGCAGGATTTTATGGGACACATGTTGTAG
- a CDS encoding NAD(P)H-quinone oxidoreductase gives MRAIQLHQFGSVKELYLAEFPTPEPQDYEIRVKVKATALNRADLLQREGKYPPPPGESPIMGLEMAGEVEKLGAKVNKWKIGDRVCGLLAGGAYAQYVVIHEDMAMAIPPNLDFLAAAAIPEAFLTAFQALVWIAKLQPAETLLIHAGASGVGTAALQLSRLIGATTYVTASAEKHALCLSLGAERCIDYKSEDFADCIHTWTEGRGVDVVLDFLGASYLERNLKALGMDGRMVLLALMGGAQAPGINLGLILMKRLSLHGSTLRARTLQYKTALTHDFMELTWAHFASGNLFPVLDKVFPWEEVAQAHLYMEGNRNQGKIVLSVQ, from the coding sequence ATGCGCGCCATTCAACTCCATCAATTCGGCTCTGTCAAAGAACTCTACCTGGCTGAATTCCCCACTCCGGAACCTCAGGATTACGAAATACGGGTCAAAGTCAAAGCCACCGCCCTCAACCGGGCAGATTTGTTGCAGCGTGAAGGCAAATACCCTCCACCGCCGGGTGAAAGCCCCATTATGGGTTTAGAAATGGCGGGAGAAGTAGAAAAATTGGGGGCAAAAGTCAACAAATGGAAAATCGGCGACCGGGTATGTGGACTTTTGGCCGGAGGTGCTTATGCCCAATATGTGGTGATCCACGAGGATATGGCTATGGCCATTCCTCCCAATTTGGATTTTCTAGCCGCTGCGGCCATTCCGGAAGCTTTTTTGACCGCGTTTCAGGCATTGGTTTGGATTGCCAAATTACAACCCGCTGAAACCCTGTTGATCCACGCCGGAGCCAGCGGAGTCGGTACTGCAGCGCTCCAACTGTCCCGCTTGATCGGGGCTACAACTTACGTCACCGCCTCGGCAGAAAAACACGCACTATGCCTTTCATTGGGTGCCGAGCGTTGTATTGATTACAAAAGTGAAGATTTTGCCGATTGTATACATACCTGGACGGAGGGTAGGGGAGTGGATGTGGTGCTGGATTTTTTAGGCGCATCCTATCTGGAGCGCAACCTCAAAGCACTGGGAATGGATGGCCGCATGGTCTTGCTTGCCCTCATGGGCGGAGCACAGGCTCCGGGAATCAATTTAGGGCTGATCCTGATGAAGAGGTTAAGCCTGCATGGGTCAACCTTGCGTGCCCGCACGCTTCAATACAAAACTGCATTGACTCACGATTTTATGGAATTGACTTGGGCGCATTTCGCCAGTGGCAATTTGTTCCCCGTCTTGGATAAAGTTTTCCCTTGGGAAGAAGTGGCTCAGGCCCATTTATACATGGAAGGAAATCGGAACCAAGGGAAAATTGTGCTAAGCGTACAATAG
- a CDS encoding Uma2 family endonuclease, with protein MGSTFVSAKNMSVEDFFLKYGAFESQIPLSKQDFIGLIEIFPDLQIEREANGIISVMSPLKKGSGKRENRLNFLLNLWNESQGKGQVFGPNGTYDLPDGAIKMPDVSWLSPERWAEEPDDEESFIQVVPDFVVEIRSKTDRLAKLQQKMTNNWLANGVQLAWLIDPYKEQVFVYRQGKEMECVKGFDQKLSGEEVLPGFELDLSEMRAKK; from the coding sequence ATGGGATCTACTTTTGTATCAGCCAAAAATATGAGCGTTGAGGATTTTTTCCTCAAATACGGAGCTTTTGAATCTCAAATCCCACTGAGCAAACAAGACTTTATCGGTTTAATCGAAATTTTTCCCGATCTCCAAATTGAACGGGAGGCAAATGGCATCATATCAGTTATGTCCCCACTAAAAAAAGGTTCAGGGAAACGCGAAAACCGCCTTAATTTTTTATTAAATCTCTGGAATGAAAGCCAGGGTAAAGGCCAGGTTTTTGGCCCCAATGGAACTTATGACTTACCCGACGGGGCCATAAAAATGCCAGATGTGTCGTGGCTTTCTCCAGAGCGTTGGGCCGAAGAACCCGATGATGAGGAAAGTTTCATTCAAGTTGTTCCGGATTTTGTAGTCGAAATTCGTTCAAAAACCGATCGATTGGCTAAACTGCAACAAAAAATGACTAACAATTGGTTGGCCAATGGGGTGCAATTGGCCTGGTTAATTGACCCCTACAAAGAGCAAGTATTTGTTTATCGGCAAGGAAAAGAGATGGAATGTGTAAAAGGGTTTGACCAGAAATTGTCTGGTGAAGAGGTGTTGCCAGGATTTGAGCTGGATCTTAGCGAAATGAGGGCAAAAAAATAA
- a CDS encoding phosphatase domain-containing protein — protein sequence MPSLKTIVINILRRLDHFIDDLRFALVKVSGIGQNLPIKIATYRGFGRRDFLFLQGRVLVKKRLRNSPMNTVLQNLINSYRRFESDEIPNAVLRVDVENHQFELITDREGYFTLSTPLYPPLVLTSDEPWQKVNITLLKTPWTEELEIATSTTVMFPPEESRIGIISDLDDTIIETGVASLFKWRAFYNTLFKSIHRRKIFDEVPAFFRALRRGNDDQGFLPLFYLSNSPRNIYDLVTGYLKLHSMPKAPILLRDIGFPYKIHSQKDQGHKTESIIRILNMYPEKRFILIGDNAEKDPYIYHEIDQSYPGRIAAIFIRDVQKSRPLRRLEKFVAQEATHKIQMFTSYRQLAKMCSEEHFLDWDYFQELCQSQHKWKLSLPVFPK from the coding sequence ATGCCTTCGCTGAAAACCATTGTGATCAACATACTTAGACGTTTGGATCATTTCATTGATGACCTGAGGTTTGCCTTGGTCAAAGTAAGCGGTATTGGGCAAAATTTGCCGATCAAAATAGCGACTTACCGTGGTTTTGGTCGGCGTGATTTTCTTTTCTTGCAAGGCAGGGTGTTGGTCAAAAAACGTTTGCGCAATAGTCCGATGAATACGGTACTGCAAAATTTGATCAATTCATACCGCCGATTTGAGAGTGATGAAATACCCAATGCCGTACTGCGCGTCGATGTAGAAAACCATCAGTTTGAACTCATCACCGACCGAGAAGGTTATTTCACCCTCAGCACACCTTTGTACCCTCCCCTAGTGCTGACCAGTGATGAGCCTTGGCAAAAAGTCAACATCACTTTGCTCAAAACCCCCTGGACAGAAGAATTGGAAATTGCAACCAGCACCACGGTCATGTTTCCGCCTGAAGAGAGCCGCATCGGAATCATTTCTGACTTGGATGATACCATCATCGAAACTGGTGTAGCCAGTCTTTTTAAGTGGCGCGCTTTTTACAATACCTTATTCAAAAGCATCCATCGACGTAAAATCTTTGATGAAGTGCCTGCTTTTTTTCGGGCTTTGCGCAGGGGCAATGATGACCAGGGGTTTTTACCCTTGTTTTATCTTTCCAATAGCCCACGCAACATTTATGACCTGGTGACTGGATACCTGAAATTGCATTCCATGCCCAAAGCGCCCATTTTGTTGCGCGACATTGGGTTCCCTTACAAAATCCATAGTCAGAAAGACCAGGGTCACAAAACAGAAAGCATTATTCGCATCTTAAACATGTACCCGGAAAAACGATTCATCCTCATTGGAGACAATGCCGAAAAGGATCCTTACATTTACCATGAGATCGACCAGAGCTACCCTGGGCGGATAGCGGCTATATTTATCCGCGATGTGCAAAAAAGCCGCCCCCTGCGCCGTTTGGAGAAATTTGTTGCTCAGGAAGCCACCCACAAAATTCAAATGTTTACTTCTTATCGGCAATTGGCAAAGATGTGCTCAGAGGAACATTTTCTGGATTGGGACTACTTCCAGGAGTTGTGCCAGAGTCAACATAAGTGGAAATTGAGCTTGCCTGTTTTCCCAAAATAA
- a CDS encoding septal ring lytic transglycosylase RlpA family protein, translating into MNNLLKVCGVLAALFLNTTLLLAQQVEVGKANYYSDGLQGHSTAYGEAYDRAQFTAAHRSYPKGTLLKITRLDNSKSVIVRVNDRGPFSNDGSLIALSMAAASQIDLTLVGNAQVKVEPYGYAETNAVAANYNTANGQSANAFAFDRIYNSAPAEVPQDYFTPRGTSGYTDQQSTNNTSTAQQPQYGPVPPAYDRRFQNRSGNFSGSNEVGMQTQIPSEFGYTGNSSNNYNPGYSTNNATTYNTNPSASTVGNFPSLQVGSGYSVQIGAYSKVDNATRQAQSLVDLGLREIYIVQAPAANGAFSYRIFAGRFDNRDAALVYASQIKRQFLVNGFVLRL; encoded by the coding sequence ATGAACAACCTGCTTAAAGTCTGCGGCGTGCTTGCCGCCCTATTCCTGAACACTACACTCCTGTTAGCTCAACAAGTTGAAGTCGGGAAAGCCAATTATTACTCTGATGGCCTACAGGGGCATTCAACCGCCTATGGTGAGGCCTACGACCGAGCACAGTTTACTGCAGCCCACCGTTCTTACCCCAAAGGTACCCTGCTCAAAATTACCCGACTGGACAATAGCAAATCGGTTATCGTGCGGGTCAATGACCGCGGCCCTTTTAGCAACGATGGTTCTTTGATTGCTCTGTCCATGGCTGCGGCTTCGCAAATTGATCTTACCCTGGTTGGAAATGCTCAGGTGAAGGTTGAACCATATGGATATGCCGAAACCAATGCGGTAGCCGCGAATTACAATACGGCCAATGGCCAAAGTGCCAATGCATTTGCCTTTGATCGCATTTACAATAGTGCCCCAGCTGAAGTACCGCAAGATTATTTCACACCGCGGGGTACCAGTGGCTATACGGACCAACAGTCGACGAATAATACGTCCACTGCACAGCAGCCACAATACGGGCCAGTTCCTCCTGCTTATGATCGTCGATTTCAAAATCGCAGTGGGAACTTTAGCGGTTCAAATGAAGTAGGCATGCAGACACAAATACCTTCGGAATTCGGTTACACTGGAAACAGCAGCAACAACTACAATCCAGGGTATTCAACCAATAATGCAACTACATACAACACCAACCCAAGCGCAAGCACAGTGGGAAACTTCCCTAGCCTACAAGTTGGTAGTGGGTATTCGGTACAAATTGGCGCTTATTCCAAAGTTGACAATGCCACGCGTCAGGCACAATCATTGGTAGACCTGGGGCTGAGAGAGATTTATATCGTTCAGGCACCAGCCGCAAATGGCGCATTTAGCTACCGGATTTTTGCCGGTCGATTCGATAATCGTGATGCAGCGTTGGTTTATGCCAGCCAAATCAAACGCCAGTTTTTGGTGAATGGATTTGTATTGCGCCTGTAG
- the ftsY gene encoding signal recognition particle-docking protein FtsY, with product MSFFSNIFGKKEKEDLDKGLEKTKSSFFNNLSKMVAGRSTVDEEVLDELEALLISADVGRATSTEIIERIEARVAKDKYLGISELNFILRDEIVQLLAENNTQDLAGYELPTGIKPFVLLVVGVNGVGKTTTIGKLAHQFKKQGKKVVLGAGDTFRAAAVDQLKIWSERVGCDFYSKGMNTDPAAVAYETVNYAIQNDCDIAIIDTAGRLHTKTGLMQELGKIKRSISKKIETAPHEVLLVLDATTGQNAIEQAKHFTEATDVNALALTKLDGTAKGGVAIGISNQFKIPIKYIGVGEAIDQLQPFDKQTFVNALFEA from the coding sequence ATGAGTTTCTTTAGCAATATTTTTGGAAAAAAGGAAAAAGAAGACCTCGATAAAGGGCTTGAAAAAACCAAGAGCAGTTTTTTCAATAACCTTTCAAAAATGGTTGCTGGCAGATCAACCGTAGACGAAGAGGTATTGGACGAACTCGAAGCGCTATTGATTTCCGCTGACGTAGGTCGAGCCACTTCAACCGAAATCATTGAGCGCATTGAGGCCCGTGTTGCTAAAGATAAATACCTCGGAATCAGTGAATTGAACTTTATTCTTCGCGATGAGATTGTTCAACTGCTGGCTGAAAACAATACCCAGGATCTGGCTGGTTATGAATTGCCCACTGGCATCAAACCTTTTGTGCTGCTGGTCGTGGGTGTAAATGGAGTAGGCAAAACCACCACCATTGGCAAATTGGCCCATCAATTCAAAAAACAAGGTAAAAAAGTAGTGTTGGGCGCTGGCGATACCTTCCGCGCTGCGGCAGTGGACCAACTCAAAATTTGGTCGGAACGGGTAGGATGTGATTTTTACAGCAAAGGAATGAATACGGATCCGGCTGCGGTGGCCTACGAAACGGTCAACTACGCCATTCAAAACGATTGTGACATTGCCATTATTGATACGGCGGGACGTCTGCACACCAAAACGGGTCTGATGCAGGAATTGGGCAAAATCAAACGCTCGATTAGTAAAAAAATTGAAACGGCTCCACACGAAGTCCTGCTGGTTCTGGATGCTACCACGGGTCAAAACGCCATTGAACAAGCCAAACACTTTACCGAAGCTACTGATGTAAATGCCCTGGCCCTGACCAAACTGGACGGTACAGCAAAAGGTGGTGTGGCCATTGGCATCTCCAATCAATTTAAAATTCCCATCAAATATATCGGTGTAGGTGAAGCCATCGATCAACTTCAACCATTTGACAAACAGACCTTTGTCAATGCGCTTTTTGAAGCCTGA
- a CDS encoding DUF4295 family protein, with product MAKVSKNAKVAKRVANVGSGRDYVQIVVSVKDPKTGKYSYKKQMVHKDKKDAFIASQK from the coding sequence ATGGCAAAGGTATCCAAAAACGCAAAAGTTGCTAAGCGTGTTGCTAACGTTGGCTCTGGCCGCGACTATGTTCAAATCGTAGTTAGCGTGAAAGACCCTAAAACGGGCAAATACAGCTACAAAAAGCAAATGGTGCACAAAGACAAAAAAGACGCTTTTATTGCTTCCCAGAAGTAA
- the rpmG gene encoding 50S ribosomal protein L33, with the protein MAKKSKGNRIQIILECTEHKKSGMPGTSRYVTQKNRKNTPDRMELKKFNAVLKKVTVHREIK; encoded by the coding sequence ATGGCAAAGAAAAGCAAAGGTAACCGCATTCAGATTATCCTGGAATGCACTGAGCATAAGAAGTCGGGTATGCCCGGTACTTCCCGTTATGTTACCCAGAAAAACCGCAAAAATACCCCTGATCGTATGGAGTTGAAGAAATTCAACGCCGTATTGAAGAAGGTCACTGTGCACCGCGAAATTAAATAA
- the rpmB gene encoding 50S ribosomal protein L28, whose translation MSKVCQLTGKRPIVGNNVSHSNRKTKRRFLPNLQKKRFFIPETDQWVTLKLSTSAMRNISKLGIYEYLQRLEKEGVDMSGILEQPGC comes from the coding sequence ATGTCAAAGGTTTGTCAACTTACGGGTAAGCGTCCGATTGTGGGTAACAACGTTTCACACTCTAACCGCAAAACCAAGCGTCGGTTTTTGCCTAATTTGCAAAAGAAGCGCTTCTTCATCCCTGAAACAGATCAGTGGGTTACGTTGAAACTTTCCACTTCTGCGATGCGCAACATCAGCAAGCTGGGCATTTATGAATACCTGCAGCGTCTGGAAAAAGAGGGAGTTGATATGAGTGGAATTTTGGAGCAACCAGGTTGTTAA